A genomic region of Paenibacillus sp. PL2-23 contains the following coding sequences:
- a CDS encoding HAMP domain-containing sensor histidine kinase — MLFVFIALSGIAAILWLSEPGSAVNRRLGALAWSGGSGALAAVLDGSWIPYAADAGAGAGTLDALFRLQAFSSLFSYYGIPYFFLLFGISYRGVRFNRRLAVSIPLLLLLPILYCLAFTPAYNERYPITFDIVVWWAVPYILAGAALVLSKRVPPTVYARTHWVVCFAVLPPALFVMVMNYVLPSMGMLRMWVYNTWVVGLGTLVFVLGMFTYGFMGIRIFIERRRFDTTLRAVTSGTAMLNHAIKNDAGKLKLFAEKMKRYAAETEQTELLADVEAVLSASRHMEEMVARVHRRTEDLTLQLQRADLAEVIEGALQAIQPALGTIQLRTHLRGGWSLLLDQAQTAEAITNIVMNAIEAMGKEGLLQVALTETKRELIVEIRDSGPGMDRSMQLHAFEPFYSTKRTGHNFGLGLPYAYHVMRKHKGSLQLRSKKGEGAAFYMAFPKKPLQARQASSNS, encoded by the coding sequence ATGTTATTTGTATTTATCGCGTTAAGCGGAATCGCGGCTATTCTGTGGCTGTCCGAGCCGGGCTCGGCCGTTAACCGCAGGCTTGGGGCGCTCGCGTGGAGCGGAGGCTCCGGCGCGCTGGCAGCCGTTCTCGACGGCTCCTGGATCCCTTACGCTGCTGACGCGGGCGCCGGAGCGGGAACGCTGGATGCTTTGTTTCGCCTGCAAGCGTTCTCATCCCTATTTTCCTATTATGGCATTCCGTATTTTTTCCTGCTGTTCGGGATCTCCTATCGCGGTGTGCGGTTCAATCGGCGGCTTGCTGTCTCGATTCCTTTGCTGCTGCTGCTTCCCATCCTCTATTGCCTTGCCTTCACGCCAGCTTATAACGAGCGGTATCCCATTACGTTCGACATTGTGGTCTGGTGGGCCGTTCCCTATATATTGGCGGGAGCAGCGCTTGTATTATCCAAGCGGGTTCCGCCGACCGTGTATGCTCGGACGCATTGGGTAGTCTGCTTCGCGGTATTGCCTCCGGCGCTGTTCGTGATGGTCATGAACTATGTGCTGCCAAGCATGGGCATGCTGCGGATGTGGGTGTACAACACATGGGTTGTGGGCCTCGGGACGCTGGTGTTTGTGCTGGGCATGTTCACATACGGGTTCATGGGCATTCGCATCTTTATCGAGCGAAGAAGATTTGACACCACCCTGCGCGCGGTCACCTCGGGCACAGCGATGCTCAATCACGCTATCAAAAACGACGCGGGCAAGCTGAAGCTGTTCGCGGAGAAGATGAAGCGCTACGCCGCCGAGACGGAGCAAACGGAGCTGCTGGCCGATGTTGAAGCCGTACTGTCTGCCTCCCGACACATGGAGGAGATGGTCGCGCGGGTTCACAGGCGGACGGAGGATTTGACGCTGCAGCTCCAGAGGGCGGATCTTGCGGAGGTCATCGAGGGAGCGCTGCAGGCCATTCAGCCTGCGTTGGGAACCATCCAGCTTCGGACACATCTTAGGGGAGGCTGGTCGCTGCTGCTGGATCAGGCTCAGACCGCGGAGGCCATTACGAACATCGTGATGAATGCTATTGAAGCGATGGGCAAGGAAGGGCTGCTCCAGGTAGCGTTAACGGAAACGAAGCGTGAGCTGATTGTGGAAATTCGCGACTCCGGTCCCGGAATGGACCGCTCGATGCAATTACACGCGTTTGAACCCTTTTATTCCACGAAGCGCACAGGCCATAACTTTGGTCTAGGCTTGCCCTATGCCTATCATGTGATGCGGAAGCATAAGGGGAGTCTGCAGCTTCGCAGCAAGAAGGGAGAAGGCGCGGCATTCTATATGGCTTTTCCCAAAAAACCGCTGCAGGCAAGGCAGGCGAGCTCCAATAGTTAG
- a CDS encoding hemolysin family protein: MGSDGIGLNLFMIALLIFLTAFFVATEFAIVKLRASRIEQLVLEGRKNALAVQKVTSNLDAYLSACQLGITITALGLGFLGEPTVEKILLPVFEGMEINETLSHALSIGIAFIVITFIHVVVGELAPKSWAIQKAEYISFLTAKPIIFFHRLMFPFIWLLNGSANALVRMFGLKPMTEHEEAHSEEEIQLILNESYQSGKINNTEYGYVSRIFAFDELLAKEIMVPRTDMICLYTNNSLKDNLEIIRKEQYTRFPVALESKDNIVGMINTKQLFLEYDADKAFDLKKLIHPVLSVSEVTPVKMLLKRMQLERVHIAILVDEYGGTSGLITIEDILEEIVGEIRDEFDADERKEIEQLADNCYLLDGKVLLDELTDLTGMSFHEEDVDTIGGWLYSKLVDPKPGKEHQFEHLKFIIRETSKNRIRKIEMLIEQPQLEGETA, translated from the coding sequence ATGGGTAGTGACGGTATAGGTCTGAATTTATTCATGATTGCTCTTCTTATTTTTTTGACTGCTTTTTTCGTCGCAACGGAGTTTGCCATCGTCAAGCTGCGGGCGAGCCGGATCGAACAGTTAGTGCTGGAGGGCCGTAAGAACGCGCTTGCCGTTCAGAAGGTCACGAGCAATCTGGATGCCTACTTGTCGGCATGTCAGCTAGGTATTACAATTACCGCTCTCGGACTTGGTTTTCTGGGAGAACCGACAGTAGAGAAAATTCTTTTACCCGTTTTTGAAGGAATGGAAATAAACGAAACGCTGAGCCATGCCCTGTCAATCGGTATCGCGTTTATCGTCATCACCTTCATCCATGTCGTCGTAGGCGAGCTCGCGCCGAAGTCGTGGGCCATCCAAAAAGCGGAGTACATCTCGTTTTTAACGGCGAAGCCGATTATTTTTTTCCACAGACTTATGTTCCCCTTCATCTGGCTGCTTAACGGCTCCGCTAACGCGCTGGTGCGTATGTTCGGACTGAAGCCGATGACCGAGCATGAGGAAGCTCACTCCGAAGAGGAAATTCAATTGATTCTGAACGAGAGCTACCAAAGCGGCAAAATCAACAACACGGAGTACGGTTATGTGAGCCGGATCTTCGCGTTTGACGAGCTGCTGGCCAAAGAAATTATGGTTCCTCGGACAGACATGATTTGCTTATACACCAACAATTCGCTCAAGGACAACCTGGAAATCATTCGCAAGGAGCAATATACGCGGTTTCCTGTTGCGCTGGAGAGCAAAGATAATATAGTAGGCATGATCAACACAAAGCAGCTGTTCCTGGAATACGACGCGGACAAAGCCTTTGACCTGAAGAAGCTGATCCATCCCGTTCTGAGCGTATCAGAGGTTACACCTGTTAAGATGCTGCTGAAGCGTATGCAGCTGGAGCGCGTTCATATCGCGATTCTGGTGGACGAATATGGCGGAACGTCCGGTCTAATCACGATTGAGGACATTCTGGAGGAGATCGTTGGTGAAATACGCGACGAGTTCGACGCAGACGAGCGCAAAGAAATCGAGCAGCTGGCCGACAACTGCTATCTGCTTGACGGCAAGGTGCTGCTGGATGAGCTGACCGATTTGACCGGCATGAGCTTCCATGAAGAGGATGTCGACACCATCGGCGGCTGGCTGTACAGCAAGTTGGTTGATCCTAAGCCGGGCAAGGAGCATCAGTTCGAGCATTTGAAATTTATTATTCGCGAAACAAGCAAAAACCGTATCCGCAAGATCGAAATGCTGATCGAGCAGCCCCAGTTGGAGGGCGAAACGGCCTAA